A portion of the Clostridium gelidum genome contains these proteins:
- a CDS encoding ABC transporter permease — protein MKKTIIKFKNVFLKFKEIIISVLLLLIVPCMCSYFLEYTFINHSVKNIPTIIVDHDNSSLSKNIVKQINTNEMFNVTNNSNNDEDIKKLIERGEVVTGIIIPERFSKDVLDGKSPKVMIFYDGTEMLASGSVKAKMAEIFGTIRAGYLINVQEGKLGVLPKQATNNAIPIKLNSVILGNPEKSVANFLIQGMVIGICQVGMIIIGAIVIKENDNYILLLIKGIGFGLIGAISIFLALIIEFKYFAMPYRGSIIAAVPLTILFSIIIVNLGIIFRLILKDKLSAASNAGLVIQAAVLMSGYTFPLMSMPDIFKIVSKVFPFLYYGFPMRDLSLMGVSFNDVLPQIYCLVNYLILTWIVMLIICIFKRVLKKDYNLKNKILNKFVHRGNGIESSKIHS, from the coding sequence ATGAAGAAAACAATAATTAAATTTAAGAATGTATTTCTAAAATTTAAAGAAATTATAATTTCTGTTTTATTGCTCTTAATAGTACCTTGTATGTGTAGTTATTTTTTAGAATATACATTTATTAATCATTCAGTAAAGAATATTCCAACTATAATAGTAGATCATGATAATTCGTCATTAAGCAAAAATATTGTAAAACAAATAAATACAAATGAAATGTTTAACGTGACAAATAATAGTAATAATGATGAAGATATCAAAAAGTTAATTGAGAGGGGAGAAGTAGTTACTGGTATAATCATACCAGAACGATTTTCCAAAGATGTATTAGATGGTAAATCACCTAAAGTTATGATTTTTTATGATGGTACGGAAATGTTAGCATCTGGTTCTGTTAAAGCTAAAATGGCAGAAATCTTTGGTACTATTAGAGCTGGTTATTTAATAAATGTTCAGGAAGGAAAGCTTGGAGTATTGCCTAAGCAAGCTACAAATAATGCTATCCCAATAAAACTTAATAGTGTTATATTAGGAAATCCAGAAAAAAGTGTAGCAAACTTTCTGATTCAAGGGATGGTAATTGGAATTTGCCAAGTAGGGATGATTATAATTGGAGCCATAGTAATAAAAGAAAATGATAATTATATTTTGTTATTAATTAAAGGCATTGGGTTTGGGCTTATAGGAGCAATTTCAATCTTTTTAGCTTTAATTATAGAATTTAAATATTTTGCAATGCCTTATAGAGGATCAATTATAGCAGCAGTACCACTTACTATATTGTTTAGCATAATTATAGTAAATTTAGGTATTATATTTAGGTTGATTTTAAAAGATAAGTTATCAGCAGCTAGCAATGCTGGACTTGTAATTCAAGCTGCAGTCCTAATGTCTGGTTATACATTTCCGCTAATGTCTATGCCAGATATATTCAAAATTGTATCAAAGGTTTTTCCTTTTTTATATTATGGATTTCCAATGAGAGATTTATCACTTATGGGAGTAAGCTTTAATGATGTTCTTCCACAGATATACTGTCTTGTGAACTACTTGATTCTCACATGGATTGTCATGCTTATTATATGTATATTTAAAAGAGTTTTAAAAAAGGATTATAACTTAAAAAATAAGATTTTAAATAAATTTGTGCATAGGGGGAATGGAATTGAAAGTTCTAAGATTCATAGCTAG
- a CDS encoding HlyD family secretion protein: MKIKKIVLLSVLLATINGFTGCASVSTLTGDKLVKQSTSNLIIQSNVDMTDINVNSQIPGEVKEVKVNEGDNVKKGDVLLIINSDILTTKQYQVQAQIEAATGQANAAKAARDAASAKLEEAQNGARPEEIAQAKAGYDLAQVTYDRLKVLFEEKSISQSDLDNVETQLKVAKAKYDIALSAVRPEDIKAAQAQVNQASASIEAAEGQIKQARGGLDEVNVNIGNATVVAPEDGVVTQLNVKAGELVSTGMPLVIVTDVSKPSILCNVRETDLSKVDLNQEVSVKIPAYPDEEFKGKIVRINKDADFAVKRATNDNGQFDILSYGVKVELVDMDKPLRSDMTAFVDFGK; this comes from the coding sequence ATGAAAATAAAAAAAATAGTATTATTATCAGTTTTACTAGCTACAATTAATGGATTTACTGGGTGTGCTTCTGTATCAACACTTACAGGAGATAAGTTAGTAAAGCAAAGTACTAGTAATTTAATAATACAATCAAATGTTGACATGACAGATATAAATGTAAATTCTCAAATTCCAGGAGAGGTTAAAGAAGTGAAGGTAAATGAAGGTGATAATGTAAAAAAGGGTGATGTTCTACTTATAATTAATAGCGATATACTTACAACTAAGCAATATCAAGTTCAAGCACAGATAGAAGCAGCAACTGGTCAAGCAAATGCAGCAAAAGCAGCTAGAGATGCTGCAAGTGCAAAGCTTGAAGAGGCTCAAAATGGTGCAAGACCTGAAGAAATAGCTCAAGCTAAAGCAGGTTATGATCTTGCACAAGTAACTTATGATAGGCTTAAAGTTTTATTTGAAGAAAAATCTATTAGCCAATCAGATTTGGATAATGTGGAAACTCAATTAAAAGTAGCAAAAGCTAAATACGATATAGCGCTAAGTGCTGTTAGACCGGAAGACATAAAGGCAGCTCAAGCTCAAGTGAATCAAGCTTCTGCATCGATTGAAGCTGCAGAAGGCCAAATAAAGCAAGCTCGAGGAGGATTAGATGAAGTAAATGTAAATATTGGCAACGCTACAGTTGTAGCACCAGAAGATGGAGTAGTTACTCAATTAAATGTTAAAGCAGGCGAGCTTGTATCAACAGGAATGCCACTAGTTATAGTTACTGATGTGAGTAAACCTTCAATATTATGTAATGTGCGTGAAACGGATCTTTCTAAAGTAGATTTAAATCAAGAGGTATCAGTAAAAATTCCAGCATATCCAGATGAGGAATTTAAAGGGAAAATAGTTAGAATCAATAAAGATGCAGATTTTGCAGTAAAGAGGGCAACAAATGATAATGGGCAATTTGATATATTATCCTATGGTGTAAAAGTTGAATTAGTTGATATGGACAAGCCTCTTCGTTCAGACATGACAGCTTTTGTTGATTTTGGAAAGTGA